From one Lolium rigidum isolate FL_2022 chromosome 4, APGP_CSIRO_Lrig_0.1, whole genome shotgun sequence genomic stretch:
- the LOC124707197 gene encoding pre-rRNA 2'-O-ribose RNA methyltransferase-like — protein sequence MGKVKGKQRQDKYYHLAKEQGYRSRAAFKLQQLDARFQFLPTARAVLDLCAAPGGWLQVAVTRARAGAFVVGVDLVPIRPVHGAHALTEDITTTRCRSAVRRLMDSKGVAAFDLVLHDGSPNVGGAWAQEATAQSALVIDAVRLATAFLAPGGAFVTKVFRSQDFNAILFCLRQLFGKVEVHKPAASRGSSAEIYIVCLKYKAPARIHPELLDIKHLFSVDSDKALPIIDVLSSNKSKKRPSAGYEPGVTVLRNVGLASDFIWSDAQTPQEFLGSCTEISFDDPASLPIKDHELTTDEVRFLCEDLRVLDKNSCKHILKWRVRLRKSLSSSSSQVTLAPKADGTATDAKAKGDGQLLQDMEELVGAIDRKQTGEKKRQSRRRAKDKARKATGVQIDDATEDDDAQLDKMLDEAYERYVTKKGGEIKQERKRAKRTNPDADADLSEGREDDGHSITDQGSHEDQDQETSGGATARHARAAARAKLLNSLELLSENTEKPRKEQIAIRKKMDSGRHRRKLRA from the exons atgGGCAAGGTGAAGGGGAAGCAGCGGCAGGACAAGTACTACCACCTCGCCAAGGAGCAGGGCTACCGGAGCCGCGCGGCCTTCAAGCTGCAGCAGCTCGACGCGCGCTTCCAGTTCCTCCCCACCGCGCGCGCCGTGCTCGACCTCTGCGCCGCGCCGGGGGGATGGCTGCAGGTCGCCGtcacccgggcccgcgccggcgccTTCGTCGTCGGCGTCGACCTTGTGCCCATCCGCCCCGTCCACGGCGCGCACGCCCTCACGGAGGACATCACCACCACCAGGTGCCGCTCCGCCGTGCGCAGGCTCATGGACTCCAAGGGGGTCGCCGCCTTCGACCTCGTCCTCCACGACGGTTCGCCCAACGTCGGCGGCGCGTGGGCGCAGGAGGCCACCGCGCAGTCCGCGCTCGTCATCGACGCCGTCCGCCTCGCCACAGCCTTCCTCGCCCCCGGGGGCGCCTTCGTCACCAAGGTCTTCAGGTCCCAGGATTTCAACGCCATCCTCTTCTGTCTCCGCCAGCTCTTCGGCAAGGTCGAGGTGCACAAGCCTGCAGCCAGCCGCGGCTCGTCCGCTGAAATCTACATCGTCTGCCTGAAATACAAAGCCCCCGCGAGGATTCACCCGGAGCTTCTCGACATCAAGCACCTGTTCAGTGTGGATTCCGACAAGGCATTGCCTATCATCGATGTGCTTAGCTCTAACAAGTCCAAGAAAAGACCTTCTGCTGGGTATGAACCTGGAGTCACGGTGCTGAGGAACGTTGGTCTCGCGTCAGATTTCATATGGTCGGATGCCCAGACACCGCAGGAATTTCTTGGCTCTTGTACTGAGATTTCATTCGATGATCCTGCATCTCTGCCTATCAAGGATCACGAGCTTACCACGGATGAGGTGAGATTCCTCTGCGAGGATTTACGGGTGCTGGATAAAAATAGCTGCAAGCATATCTTGAAGTGGCGCGTACGCCTAAGGAAATCACTCTCCTCGTCATCTTCACAAGTTACACTTGCGCCAAAGGCTGATGGTACTGCGACCGACGCCAAGGCAAAAGGCGATGGTCAACTCTTACAGGACATGGAGGAATTGGTTGGTGCCATTGACAGAAAGCAAACGGGAGAGAAGAAGCGGCAATCAAGACGTCGTGCCAAGGATAAAGCACGCAAGGCCACGGGAGTGCAAATTGATGATGCTACAGAGGATGACGATGCTCAGCTGGACAAGATGCTCGATGAAGCTTACGAGCGTTATGTGACAAAAAAGGGTGGAGAGATAAAACAAGAACGCAAACGTGCCAAGCGGACCAATCCTGATGCTGATGCTGATTTATCGGAGGGGCGTGAAGATGATGGTCACAGCATCACTGATCAAGGTTCTCATGAAGATCAGGATCAAGagaccagtggcggagccacggcCCGGCATGCCCGGGCAGCTGCCCGGGCTAAGCTGCTCAATTCCCTTGAATTGCTATCGGAAA ATACAGAGAAGCCAAGAAAGGAGCAGATTGCAATTCGAAAAAAGATGGATTCAGGTAGACACCGGCGAAAGCTTAGGGCTTGA
- the LOC124648348 gene encoding mitogen-activated protein kinase kinase kinase 18-like produces the protein MAMISERWTRVRTLGHGASGAEVFLAADDKSGELFAVKSARAAGAAALRREQAIMAGLRSPRVVSCVGGRAGRDGSYQLLLEFAPGGSLADEVAKSGVFDERAIRAYAADVAAGLAYLHEEAIVHGDVKARNVVIGADGRAKLADFGCARKASENIIGGTPAFMAPEVARGEEQGPAADVWALGCTVVEMATGRAPWSGIDGDALAAMHRIGYTNAVPEVPQWLSAEAQDFLARCLVRQSTARSTAAQLLEHPFLASAAGCNAKLEAVEGKWVSPKSTLDAALWESESDCEDADDELSPSAAERIKALACPASALPDWDSDESWINVLSTSTKASDEVVVPAEETTDLDDATISEEQAADCGILDSTTMDNNDSSVLGVGQANYDSVAHSMPQCLEISVCDEVVQCKLLCNKSMNETDIVRAQTLCFALFILRISLLLLPLCPDFDRFS, from the coding sequence ATGGCAATGATCAGCGAGCGATGGACGCGGGTGCGGACGCTAGGCCACGGCGCCTCGGGCGCGGAGGTGTTCCTGGCAGCGGACGACAAGTCCGGAGAGCTGTTCGCGGTCAAGTCGGCGCGCGCGGCCGGCGCCGCGGCGCTCAGGAGGGAACAGGCGATCATGGCCGGCCTGCGCTCCCCGCGCGTCGTGTCCTGCGTCGGCGGCCGCGCCGGACGCGATGGCTCGTACCAgctcctcctcgagttcgcgcCCGGCGGCTCGCTCGCCGACGAGGTGGCGAAGAGCGGCGTCTTCGATGAGCGCGCGATCCGAGCGTACGCAGCGGACGTCGCAGCCGGGCTGGCCTACCTCCACGAGGAGGCCATCGTGCACGGGGACGTCAAGGCGAGGAACGTTGTGATCGGCGCCGACGGTCGCGCCAAGCTTGCGGATTTCGGGTGCGCGCGGAAGGCGAGCGAGAATATCATTGGCGGCACGCCTGCATTCATGGCGCCGGAGGTGGCGCGCGGGGAGGAGCAGGGCCCGGCAGCCGACGTCTGGGCGCTCGGCTGCACTGTCGTGGAGATGGCCACCGGGCGTGCCCCGTGGAGCGGCATCGATGGCGACGCGCTCGCGGCGATGCATCGGATCGGCTACACGAACGCCGTGCCCGAGGTGCCCCAATGGCTGTCCGCGGAGGCGCAGGATTTCTTGGCCAGGTGTTTGGTCAGGCAGTCAACTGCACGGTCCACGGCGGCGCAGCTGTTGGAGCACCCTTTCTTGGCCTCTGCCGCCGGCTGTAACGCGAAGCTGGAAGCCGTGGAGGGCAAATGGGTGTCGCCAAAGAGCACGCTGGACGCGGCATTGTGGGAGTCGGAGTCCGACTGTGAGGATGCCGACGATGAACTGTCGCCCAGCGCAGCCGAGAGGATCAAGGCATTGGCCTGCCCTGCCTCGGCGCTTCCAGACTGGGACTCGGATGAGAGCTGGATCAACGTGCTCTCTACGTCAACCAAAGCATCCGATGAGGTTGTTGTACCGGCCGAGGAGACGACTGACTTGGACGACGCAACCATTAGCGAAGAACAAGCTGCAGATTGCGGCATTCTCGACAGTACCACCATGGACAACAACGATAGCAGCGTTCTCGGTGTAGGACAAGCAAACTACGATTCAGTCGCGCACAGTATGCCTCAGTGTTTGGAAATTTCTGTTTGCGACGAAGTAGTTCAATGTAAATTATTGTGCAACAAAAGCATGAATGAAACGGATATTGTTCGTGCGCAAACACTCTGCTTCGCTCTGTTTATTTTGCGAATTTCTCTGCTCCTACTTCCTCTCTGCCCCGATTTCGACAGGTTCAGTTAG
- the LOC124648349 gene encoding mitogen-activated protein kinase kinase kinase 17-like has protein sequence MSIISERWTRVRTLGRGASGAEVFLAADDASGELFAVKSAITSGAAALRREQAIMSVLQSPRVVSCVGGSAGRDGSYQLFLEFAPGGSLADEIAKDGGLEERAVRAYAADVAAGLAYLHGAGTVHGDVKASNVVIGADGRAKLADFGCARKAGGGPIIGGTPAFMAPEVARGEEQGPAADVWALGCTVVEMATGRAPWSGAHGDALAALHRIGYTDAVPEVPQWLCAEAKDFLAGCLSRKANDRCTAVQLLEHPFLASAAVLDRKIEDVKNKWVSPKSTLDAALWESESDNDEADDELSTHRAAERINALSCLASAVPDWDSDEGWIDVLSAPTEASDAVAMPAVETTDLKGATTSEEQSADCGVLHVTMDSSVLNVVVEANYDSELQLSHQSLGVWVCYETVPPCNLSCNNRSMNAIDFVPAQNTLFFLFGRVSLLPLVQAQETPSN, from the exons ATGTCAATCATCAGCGAGCGATGGACGCGGGTGCGCACGCTGGGCCGCGGCGCCTCGGGCGCCGAGGTGTTCCTCGCGGCAGACGACGCGTCGGGGGAGCTGTTCGCGGTCAAGTCGGCGATCACGTCCGGCGCAGCGGCGCTCAGGAGGGAGCAGGCGATCATGTCCGTGCTGCAATCCCCGCGCGTCGTCTCCTGCGTCGGCGGCAGCGCCGGGCGTGACGGGTCGTACCAGCTGTTTCTCGAGTTCGCCCCCGGCGGCTCGCTCGCCGACGAGATTGCCAAGGATGGGGGCCTCGAGGAGCGCGCCGTTCGGGCCTACGCCGCCGACGTGGCGGCCGGTCTCGCGTACCTTCACGGCGCTGGGACGGTGCACGGGGACGTGAAGGCGAGCAACGTGGTGATCGGCGCCGACGGCCGCGCCAAGCTCGCGGATTTCGGGTGCGCGAGGAAGGCCGGTGGTGGCCCGATCATCGGCGGCACGCCGGCGTTCATGGCGCCGGAGGTGGCGCGAGGGGAGGAGCAGGGCCCGGCGGCCGACGTGTGGGCGCTGGGATGCACGGTCGTGGAGATGGCCACCGGCCGCGCGCCCTGGAGCGGCGCGCACGGCGACGCGCTCGCGGCGCTGCACCGGATCGGATACACTGATGCCGTACCCGAGGTGCCACAGTGGCTATGTGCCGAAGCGAAGGATTTCTTGGCCGGGTGCCTGTCCAGGAAAGCCAATGATCGGTGCACGGCGGTGCAGCTGCTGGAGCACCCGTTCTTGGCATCCGCTGCTGTGCTCGACAGGAAGATTGAAGATGTCAAGAACAAGTGGGTGTCGCCCAAGAGCACGCTGGACGCGGCATTGTGGGAGTCAGAGTCagacaatgatgaagccgacgacgAGCTGTCGACGCACCGCGCGGCCGAGAGGATCAATGCATTGTCCTGCCTTGCCTCGGCGGTTCCAGACTGGGACTCCGACGAGGGCTGGATCGACGTGCTCTCTGCGCCAACCGAAGCATCCGACGCAGTTGCCATGCCGGCCGTGGAGACCACTGACCTGAAAGGCGCAACCACAAGCGAAGAACAATCTGCAGATTGTGGCGTTCTCCACGTTACGATGGacagcagcgtcctcaatgtAGTAGTAGAAGCCAACTATGATTCAGAGTTGCAACTTAGCCATCAGTCTTTGGGAGTTTGGGTTTGCTATGAAACAGTACCACCATGTAATTTATCCTGCAACAACAGGAGCATGAATGCAATTGATTTTGTTCCTGCGCAAAACACTTTGTTCTTCCTTTTTGGGCGAGTTTCTCTGCTCCCACTTGTTCAG GCGCAGGAGACTCCTAGCAATTAA